A region from the Geobacter benzoatilyticus genome encodes:
- a CDS encoding branched-chain amino acid ABC transporter permease — protein MQIGNQIAQYLLSGLSTGAIYSLIGLGFAIIHNATGIINFAQGEFVMLGGMFTVFFLTVLNLPFLVSIILSIAASTLAGVVFERFAIRPMKNASPISLVIITIGGSILIRGIAMLVWGKDTHALQTFSGDNPIQVGGATILPQHLWIFAVTTVVIICSKIYFNYTISGKAMRACAYNARAAGLVGIDVRRMVLFSFAISSAMGSMAGIIIAPLTMTSYDVGIMLGLKGFCAAIIGGMSSGLGTVFGGVFLGVLESLGAGIFSSGYKDAIAFIILLVILFIRPKGLFSKGDTERV, from the coding sequence ATGCAAATTGGCAATCAGATAGCTCAATACCTTCTTTCCGGCCTCTCGACCGGTGCAATCTACTCTCTTATCGGATTAGGGTTCGCAATCATTCACAATGCCACTGGAATCATAAACTTCGCCCAGGGTGAATTTGTGATGCTTGGGGGGATGTTTACGGTATTTTTCCTCACCGTTCTCAACCTGCCCTTTCTTGTTTCGATAATCTTGTCCATTGCTGCATCGACGCTTGCGGGAGTCGTCTTTGAACGGTTCGCCATCAGGCCAATGAAGAACGCCTCGCCCATCAGTCTCGTCATCATCACCATCGGCGGGAGCATTCTTATCCGTGGAATCGCCATGCTTGTCTGGGGCAAGGACACGCACGCGCTCCAGACCTTTTCCGGCGACAATCCTATCCAGGTGGGCGGGGCGACGATCCTGCCACAGCATCTCTGGATATTCGCCGTAACTACAGTGGTTATCATTTGCAGCAAAATCTATTTCAACTACACCATCAGCGGCAAGGCCATGCGTGCCTGTGCTTACAATGCCCGTGCCGCCGGGCTTGTGGGGATCGATGTCAGGCGCATGGTGCTTTTCTCTTTTGCCATCAGCTCTGCAATGGGGTCCATGGCCGGCATTATCATTGCCCCGCTCACCATGACTTCCTACGATGTCGGCATAATGCTGGGCCTGAAGGGGTTTTGCGCCGCCATCATCGGGGGGATGAGCAGCGGTCTCGGCACCGTCTTCGGCGGAGTGTTCCTGGGCGTGCTCGAATCCCTGGGGGCAGGTATTTTCTCCTCCGGCTACAAGGACGCCATCGCTTTCATCATTTTACTGGTCATTCTTTTCATTCGTCCCAAGGGACTCTTTTCGAAGGGCGATACCGAGCGGGTTTAA
- a CDS encoding phenylacetate--CoA ligase family protein: MSYHNEEFETLPRQALEALQLKRLQATVARVYASVPFYRQSLDRAGVTPDSIKSLADLQRLPFTYKQDMRDSYPYGLFAAPMDEIVRIHASSGTTGKPTVVGYTRKDIDIWSVLMARSFAAAGVNRGDIIHNSYGYGLFTGGLGAHYGAEKLGASVIPMSGGNTKKQIMIMKDFGSTVLTCTPSYSLFMAEAAREEGVDFQGLKLRIGIFGAEPWSEAMRGEIEGKLNLSAIDIYGLSEIMGPGVAIECSEAKKGLHIWEDHFIPEIINPVTGEVLAEGEQGELVITTITKEGIPLIRYRTRDITSLTYETCVCGRSHARLARMTGRSDDMLIIRGVNVFPSQIESILMGIEGIEPHYLLIVDRKDNLDSLEVQVEVGEGLFSDEVKVLQSLSYRIEKEIKDILGISCKVRLVESQTIARSEGKAKRVIDNRSNS, from the coding sequence ATGAGCTACCACAACGAAGAGTTCGAGACACTGCCGCGGCAAGCCTTGGAAGCCCTTCAGCTCAAACGGCTTCAGGCCACCGTGGCGCGGGTTTACGCCTCGGTTCCCTTCTATCGCCAAAGCCTGGATCGTGCCGGCGTTACCCCTGATAGCATCAAATCCCTTGCCGATCTGCAACGGCTTCCCTTCACCTACAAGCAGGATATGCGGGACAGCTACCCCTACGGGCTTTTTGCTGCCCCAATGGATGAAATCGTTCGCATTCATGCCTCTTCCGGCACCACCGGCAAACCGACCGTTGTCGGATATACCCGCAAGGATATCGATATCTGGTCCGTGCTTATGGCGCGTTCCTTTGCCGCGGCCGGCGTCAACCGGGGGGATATCATCCATAACTCCTACGGTTACGGTCTCTTCACCGGCGGCCTCGGTGCCCACTATGGCGCCGAGAAACTGGGCGCATCGGTCATCCCCATGTCCGGGGGCAATACCAAAAAGCAGATCATGATCATGAAGGACTTCGGTTCCACGGTCCTCACCTGTACCCCGTCCTATTCACTTTTCATGGCTGAGGCGGCGCGGGAAGAAGGGGTTGACTTCCAGGGGCTGAAACTCCGCATTGGCATTTTCGGCGCCGAACCGTGGTCTGAGGCGATGCGCGGTGAGATTGAGGGCAAGCTTAACCTGAGCGCCATAGATATCTACGGCCTTTCGGAAATCATGGGACCGGGCGTTGCCATCGAGTGCAGCGAGGCCAAGAAGGGGCTTCACATCTGGGAAGACCACTTCATTCCCGAGATTATCAATCCGGTTACGGGCGAGGTTCTTGCGGAGGGCGAACAGGGCGAACTGGTAATTACTACAATTACCAAGGAGGGGATTCCTCTAATCCGTTACCGTACCCGCGACATAACCAGCCTCACTTATGAGACTTGTGTCTGCGGCAGAAGCCATGCCCGGCTTGCGCGCATGACGGGCAGAAGTGACGACATGCTCATTATCCGCGGCGTCAACGTATTCCCGTCGCAGATAGAGTCGATCCTCATGGGCATCGAGGGAATTGAGCCCCATTATCTTCTCATCGTTGACCGAAAAGATAATCTTGATTCGCTTGAGGTGCAGGTTGAGGTGGGCGAAGGACTTTTCTCCGACGAAGTGAAGGTGCTTCAATCCCTGTCATACCGGATAGAGAAGGAAATCAAGGATATCCTCGGCATCTCCTGCAAAGTCCGGCTCGTGGAGTCCCAGACCATAGCCAGGAGCGAGGGAAAAGCTAAACGGGTTATCGACAATCGCAGCAATAGTTGA
- the iorA gene encoding indolepyruvate ferredoxin oxidoreductase subunit alpha → MKEILSGNEAIARGAFEAGVKVASAYPGTPSTEILETIVNYREIDASWAPNEKVAVEVAIGASFGGARSIACMKHVGVNVAADPLFTLSYTGVGGGFLLVVADDPEMHSSQNEQDSRNYAKFAKMPMLEPADSQECKDFTRFAFELSEQFDTPVMLRSCTRISHGKSVVALGDPVTGLPAPKLVKNPSKLVMLPGNAKVRHPLVEERIVKLAEYGATAAINRVEMRDAEIGVITAGVSYQYVREVLPNASVLKLGMVYPLPMTLIREFAAKVKTLYVIEELDPFIEEQVKAAGITVIGKDIISRCGELTPGRLRKAFGLPDAAQTAVEKLPGRPPNMCPGCPHRGVFYSLNQLKAYVTGDIGCYTLGFMPPLNAMDTCICMGASISNASGIVRALDPEEQKKVVAVIGDSTFLHTGINSLMEMAYNQAPATVVILDNRITAMTGRQDNPASGWTLSDSQTNAVDLVQLCKAIGIKHVRVADPLNLEQTLEALREEMNRPEPSVIITNRPCVLVKREGVFQKGLVLSVDQDHCTGCKACLKIGCPAIEWQPSSDGKKGKAFIDPMLCNGCDVCRQLCKFNAIGSAK, encoded by the coding sequence ATGAAGGAAATTCTCTCCGGCAACGAAGCCATTGCCCGCGGCGCCTTCGAGGCGGGGGTAAAGGTTGCAAGCGCTTACCCCGGCACCCCATCCACCGAAATCCTCGAAACAATAGTCAACTATAGAGAAATCGATGCCTCCTGGGCACCCAACGAGAAGGTTGCCGTTGAGGTTGCAATAGGTGCCTCTTTCGGAGGCGCGCGCTCCATCGCCTGCATGAAGCACGTTGGGGTAAACGTTGCTGCCGATCCTCTCTTCACCCTTTCCTATACCGGCGTCGGCGGAGGCTTCCTTCTGGTTGTCGCCGACGACCCCGAGATGCACTCTTCCCAGAACGAGCAGGACAGCCGCAACTATGCGAAGTTCGCCAAGATGCCCATGCTGGAGCCGGCCGATTCCCAGGAGTGCAAGGATTTCACGCGCTTCGCTTTCGAGCTCTCCGAACAGTTTGACACGCCGGTGATGCTGCGAAGCTGTACCCGCATTTCCCACGGCAAATCCGTTGTTGCGCTGGGCGATCCCGTCACCGGTCTTCCGGCTCCCAAGCTTGTCAAGAATCCATCCAAACTGGTAATGCTTCCCGGCAACGCCAAGGTCCGTCACCCTCTGGTGGAAGAGCGTATCGTAAAGCTTGCCGAGTACGGCGCCACGGCGGCCATCAACCGGGTGGAAATGCGCGATGCCGAAATCGGTGTCATAACGGCCGGCGTTTCCTATCAGTATGTGCGGGAAGTGCTTCCCAACGCTTCGGTCCTAAAGCTTGGGATGGTTTATCCTCTCCCCATGACGCTCATAAGAGAGTTTGCCGCGAAAGTGAAAACCCTCTATGTGATCGAGGAGCTTGACCCCTTTATCGAAGAGCAGGTGAAAGCCGCCGGCATCACCGTAATCGGCAAGGATATCATCTCCCGTTGCGGCGAACTCACCCCCGGAAGGCTCCGCAAGGCCTTCGGGCTCCCCGATGCGGCTCAGACCGCAGTCGAAAAGCTTCCGGGCCGTCCGCCCAACATGTGCCCCGGCTGTCCTCACCGGGGGGTCTTTTACAGCCTTAACCAGCTCAAGGCCTACGTAACCGGCGATATCGGCTGCTACACCCTCGGCTTCATGCCCCCGCTTAACGCCATGGATACCTGCATCTGCATGGGTGCCAGCATAAGCAATGCAAGCGGAATCGTCCGGGCACTCGATCCCGAGGAGCAGAAAAAGGTTGTGGCCGTCATTGGCGACTCCACTTTCCTGCACACTGGCATCAACAGCCTCATGGAGATGGCCTACAACCAGGCTCCCGCGACGGTAGTGATTCTTGACAACCGCATAACCGCCATGACCGGACGCCAGGACAACCCCGCCTCCGGATGGACCTTGTCGGACAGCCAAACGAACGCGGTCGACCTAGTCCAGCTTTGCAAAGCCATCGGCATCAAGCACGTGCGGGTTGCCGACCCCCTGAACCTTGAGCAGACCCTGGAGGCCCTGCGGGAAGAGATGAATCGTCCCGAGCCGTCGGTAATCATCACCAATCGCCCCTGTGTTCTCGTAAAGCGTGAAGGCGTTTTCCAGAAGGGACTCGTCCTCTCGGTGGATCAGGATCATTGTACCGGCTGCAAGGCGTGCCTGAAGATAGGTTGTCCCGCCATTGAGTGGCAGCCCTCTTCCGACGGGAAGAAGGGAAAGGCTTTCATTGATCCGATGCTCTGCAACGGCTGCGATGTCTGCCGCCAACTCTGCAAATTCAACGCGATCGGGAGTGCAAAATGA
- a CDS encoding exopolyphosphatase: MQESYASIDLGTNTARLLIGRVNGGSIAPVLVKRHITRLGGGFTRESGISPEAWQRSVAALTDFAEEMGKAGVTRLRAVATSAVRDGINGPAFCSAVLERTGIRLEVIDGKEEGLLTLAGVLSALDRKEGDFFVFDVGGGSTEYTLAESSNPLYTESLPLGVVRLTEGKPDVAAMKEKIARELCGLGERIAGRGLWGRLDGATLVATAGTATTLAAISLGMTDYDYRRVNNYVLTRDEITRIFRMLLPLPSADRLKVPGLEKGREDLIIAGMLIVLDTMETFGFERMTVSDFGLLEGVLLDLAKRPA; encoded by the coding sequence ATGCAGGAATCGTACGCGTCCATTGATCTCGGTACCAATACCGCCCGTCTTCTCATCGGCCGGGTGAATGGAGGTTCCATTGCCCCAGTTCTTGTAAAACGTCATATAACCAGGCTTGGCGGTGGGTTTACCCGTGAATCGGGGATTTCTCCCGAAGCATGGCAGCGTTCCGTTGCTGCGTTGACAGACTTTGCCGAAGAGATGGGAAAAGCGGGCGTGACCCGGCTGAGGGCCGTGGCGACGAGTGCGGTCCGCGATGGGATCAATGGTCCGGCATTCTGCAGCGCAGTTCTGGAGCGGACAGGAATCCGGCTTGAGGTAATTGACGGCAAGGAGGAGGGGTTGTTGACTCTTGCAGGAGTTCTTTCCGCCCTTGACCGTAAAGAAGGTGACTTTTTCGTCTTCGATGTGGGGGGAGGGAGTACAGAGTACACTCTGGCGGAATCAAGTAATCCGCTGTACACGGAGAGCCTTCCTCTGGGAGTGGTCCGGCTTACGGAGGGAAAGCCCGATGTGGCGGCCATGAAGGAGAAAATTGCGCGGGAATTGTGCGGACTTGGCGAGCGCATTGCGGGTCGGGGACTCTGGGGCCGGCTTGACGGCGCAACGCTCGTCGCTACTGCCGGCACGGCAACGACTCTTGCGGCCATCAGTCTCGGCATGACCGATTATGACTACCGCCGCGTTAATAACTACGTCCTGACGAGGGATGAGATCACCCGGATATTCCGGATGCTTCTTCCGCTTCCTTCCGCTGATCGCCTCAAAGTACCGGGGCTCGAGAAGGGTAGAGAGGACCTGATAATCGCCGGCATGCTCATTGTACTCGATACCATGGAGACTTTCGGCTTTGAGCGGATGACGGTGAGTGATTTCGGGTTGCTTGAAGGGGTGTTGCTCGACCTCGCCAAACGACCCGCCTGA
- a CDS encoding ABC transporter substrate-binding protein: MFKTFSGLLTFIVSLAILAGSALAAPPIKIGGLFSVTGPASFLGEPERNTAQMVVNEINAAGGVRGRQLQLIAYDTQGDATKAVQAANRLIKEDKVSAIIGPSTTGDTMAVIPVAERARIPLISCAAGSKITQPVKRWVFKTAQNDGLAVAKIYENLKRKRISKVAILTVSDGFGSSGREQLKAQAAAYGMKIVSDNTYGPKDTDMTAQLTKIKGSGAQAVICWGTNPGPAVIARNFSQLGLRLPLYMSHGVSSKKFIALAGDSAEGIILPSGRVIVADLLPNSDRQKKSLLAFVSDYQKHYRAEGDHFGGHAWDAIMLLKSAIERGGDNPAAIRDQLERIRGFAGIGGVFSYSPSDHAGLTKDAFVLVEVRKKDFVLVK, encoded by the coding sequence ATGTTTAAAACGTTTTCTGGTTTATTGACGTTTATTGTGTCGCTGGCAATTCTTGCAGGAAGCGCCCTTGCGGCTCCTCCCATAAAGATCGGCGGATTGTTTTCAGTGACTGGACCTGCGTCTTTCCTTGGTGAGCCTGAACGCAACACCGCCCAGATGGTCGTGAACGAGATCAATGCGGCAGGTGGTGTCAGGGGCCGTCAACTCCAGCTGATTGCATACGACACCCAGGGCGATGCCACCAAGGCGGTACAGGCCGCCAACCGGCTTATTAAGGAAGACAAGGTTTCCGCCATCATCGGTCCCAGCACTACCGGTGATACTATGGCTGTTATCCCCGTTGCGGAACGGGCTAGAATCCCGCTGATTTCCTGCGCCGCAGGGAGCAAAATCACCCAGCCTGTCAAGCGGTGGGTTTTCAAGACGGCCCAGAACGATGGCTTGGCAGTGGCAAAAATCTATGAAAATCTGAAAAGAAAAAGAATATCGAAGGTTGCGATTCTTACCGTCTCCGACGGTTTCGGTTCGTCCGGGCGTGAGCAGTTGAAGGCTCAGGCAGCGGCCTATGGCATGAAAATCGTATCCGATAACACCTATGGCCCGAAGGATACCGATATGACTGCCCAGTTGACCAAGATCAAAGGGAGCGGCGCCCAGGCCGTCATCTGTTGGGGCACCAATCCCGGGCCGGCCGTCATTGCTCGCAATTTCAGTCAGTTGGGGCTTAGGCTTCCGCTCTACATGAGTCACGGCGTGTCATCCAAGAAGTTCATTGCGCTTGCCGGCGACTCGGCGGAAGGAATTATTCTCCCATCGGGACGCGTGATTGTAGCCGATCTTCTCCCCAATTCGGATCGCCAGAAAAAATCTCTTCTTGCCTTCGTGAGTGACTATCAGAAGCACTACCGGGCCGAGGGAGACCATTTCGGCGGCCATGCCTGGGATGCGATCATGCTTCTGAAGTCTGCTATTGAGAGAGGCGGCGATAACCCTGCCGCCATAAGGGACCAGTTGGAGCGGATACGGGGATTTGCCGGCATCGGCGGTGTTTTCAGCTACTCACCATCCGATCATGCCGGGCTCACCAAAGATGCTTTCGTCCTAGTGGAAGTCAGAAAGAAAGATTTCGTTCTCGTAAAGTAA
- a CDS encoding ACT domain-containing protein, with product MNVEQISIFIENKSGRLAEITKVLGDTGVNIRALSLADTSDFGILRLIVNDRETAKKVLKEKGFTVNKTEVVAVEVPDHPGGLSRILQVLDRQQINVEYMYAFVERCGENAVIIFRFDETAKAVTILAENGINVLEGERLYAM from the coding sequence ATGAACGTTGAGCAGATTTCGATTTTCATTGAGAATAAATCAGGCCGTCTAGCAGAGATCACGAAGGTCCTCGGTGATACGGGTGTCAACATCCGTGCCCTGTCCCTGGCTGACACCTCTGACTTCGGCATATTGCGCCTCATCGTCAACGACAGGGAGACGGCAAAGAAGGTTTTGAAGGAGAAGGGTTTCACTGTCAACAAGACTGAGGTGGTGGCTGTGGAGGTTCCGGACCATCCCGGCGGTCTTTCCAGAATATTGCAGGTTCTTGATCGTCAGCAGATTAACGTGGAATACATGTACGCCTTCGTGGAGCGCTGCGGTGAGAATGCCGTCATCATCTTCCGCTTCGACGAAACCGCCAAGGCGGTCACAATCCTTGCTGAAAACGGCATTAATGTGCTTGAGGGTGAACGGCTTTACGCCATGTGA
- a CDS encoding Na/Pi cotransporter family protein yields MTILYVLEALGGLGLFILGMKTMTDGLQKLAGDKFRRALERVAGNRLAAALLGSSLSSLLQSSSAACIITIGFVNAGLISLYQALGILLGTGIGTTLAVQFIAFKITSFALPAIFAGVLLRFFVRRRRWVNAGELLLGAGLLFLGLRVMEANLQPLQQNAIVLGHDTFLISKHFTSVLFGALLTLLVQSGSTAIGIVMALAGSGLISFETGAAMVIGELVGTSVITAFASIGGTIEAKRAVFFYFVINIFAVTVVMIFFPSFIELVRTISPAVLDSSTAVSRVLANTHTVFSILSACIFLPLIGFFARSASHIIPGSERTVSVEARTIFIDNRVINTPPIALLQARNELRRMADITRSMYCEMAAQFVRYDAKKSVAIEQKENAVDIIQRDLSDFLVNLSRNPLPPEETMDIPVMLQLISELEHVADQSEAILDYLRKKKEEKLVFSTIAMTEIRHLSRKVEELVVLAAESVESPVPEALEKGRGVRDEVVQMREAMLNGHIKRLSNGKCTVRAGIIFADMIAAFAKISDSCLTIIETRREFA; encoded by the coding sequence ATGACCATCCTCTACGTCCTTGAGGCCCTCGGGGGGCTAGGCCTCTTCATTCTCGGCATGAAAACCATGACCGACGGGCTCCAGAAGCTCGCCGGCGACAAGTTTCGCCGGGCACTGGAGAGGGTGGCCGGCAATCGGCTGGCTGCCGCCCTGCTCGGCAGTTCACTTTCATCGCTTCTTCAGTCTTCGAGCGCCGCCTGCATAATTACCATCGGCTTTGTCAATGCCGGTCTGATCTCACTCTACCAGGCACTGGGCATCCTGCTCGGCACCGGCATAGGCACGACGCTGGCGGTCCAGTTCATTGCCTTCAAGATTACCTCTTTTGCGCTTCCCGCCATTTTTGCCGGTGTGCTGCTCAGGTTCTTCGTACGCCGCCGGCGCTGGGTGAATGCCGGCGAGTTGCTGCTCGGGGCGGGTCTTCTCTTTCTCGGCCTCCGGGTGATGGAGGCGAACCTCCAGCCCCTTCAACAGAACGCCATCGTTCTCGGCCATGATACTTTCCTGATTTCAAAGCATTTCACTTCCGTTCTCTTCGGGGCGCTTCTCACTCTTCTCGTACAGTCGGGCAGTACCGCCATCGGCATCGTCATGGCTCTGGCCGGCAGCGGCCTTATTTCATTCGAGACCGGTGCCGCCATGGTCATCGGCGAACTTGTCGGCACTTCGGTGATCACTGCTTTTGCATCCATCGGCGGCACAATAGAGGCAAAGCGCGCGGTCTTTTTCTATTTTGTCATCAATATTTTTGCCGTTACGGTGGTGATGATTTTCTTCCCCTCGTTCATTGAACTGGTTCGCACGATATCTCCTGCGGTCCTGGATTCCTCAACGGCGGTCTCTAGGGTTCTAGCCAATACCCACACGGTATTCAGCATACTCAGTGCCTGCATATTTCTGCCGCTCATCGGTTTTTTCGCCCGTTCCGCATCCCACATAATTCCCGGCAGCGAACGGACTGTGAGTGTTGAAGCCCGGACGATATTCATCGACAACCGGGTCATTAACACTCCCCCCATAGCGCTCCTTCAAGCCCGCAATGAACTCAGGCGCATGGCCGACATAACACGGAGCATGTATTGCGAGATGGCGGCCCAGTTCGTTCGTTATGATGCTAAAAAGTCAGTTGCCATCGAACAAAAAGAAAATGCAGTGGACATCATCCAGAGGGATTTGAGTGATTTTCTCGTGAATTTATCCCGGAATCCGTTGCCCCCCGAAGAAACGATGGATATCCCGGTCATGCTCCAGCTCATCAGTGAGCTTGAGCATGTGGCGGATCAGTCTGAGGCGATCCTCGACTACCTTCGGAAGAAGAAGGAGGAGAAACTCGTATTTTCCACCATTGCCATGACCGAGATCCGGCATCTCTCCCGCAAGGTGGAAGAGTTGGTCGTGCTGGCGGCCGAATCTGTGGAATCACCTGTCCCTGAGGCCTTGGAAAAAGGAAGAGGGGTGAGGGACGAGGTGGTGCAGATGAGGGAAGCTATGTTGAACGGTCACATCAAGCGGCTATCCAACGGAAAATGCACTGTTCGGGCAGGAATCATCTTTGCGGATATGATTGCCGCGTTCGCAAAAATATCAGATTCTTGTCTCACTATAATCGAAACCAGGAGGGAGTTTGCCTGA
- a CDS encoding indolepyruvate oxidoreductase subunit beta, whose translation MSDTVTNILLVGVGGQGILLASEILSEAFMQAGFDVKKSEIHGMSQRGGSVVSHVRYGKEVHSPIVPEGEGDILFGFEIMETYRSLPLLKNGASVVANDLCIQPPSVLLGQETYPTDLPEKIAALFPKFLLVDGQGLAAEAGNVRAANTVLLGAVSKRLDIADECWIKALEKMVPRKALEVNLKAFQLGRSL comes from the coding sequence ATGAGCGATACCGTTACTAATATCCTCCTTGTAGGCGTTGGCGGGCAGGGAATCCTTCTCGCTTCGGAAATCCTTTCCGAGGCCTTCATGCAGGCCGGTTTCGATGTGAAAAAGAGCGAAATTCACGGCATGTCCCAGCGGGGCGGCAGTGTCGTCTCCCACGTCCGTTATGGTAAAGAGGTACATTCTCCCATTGTTCCCGAAGGTGAGGGGGATATTCTCTTCGGCTTCGAGATTATGGAAACCTATCGTTCGCTTCCGCTTCTGAAGAACGGCGCGTCAGTGGTGGCTAACGACCTGTGCATTCAGCCTCCGTCGGTGCTCTTGGGACAGGAGACCTATCCCACGGATCTTCCTGAAAAAATTGCCGCTCTTTTCCCCAAGTTCCTGCTTGTTGATGGCCAAGGGCTGGCCGCTGAGGCGGGAAATGTCCGAGCTGCAAACACGGTTCTGCTCGGCGCCGTTTCAAAACGTCTCGACATTGCCGATGAGTGCTGGATCAAAGCTCTGGAGAAGATGGTGCCACGCAAGGCCCTTGAGGTGAATCTCAAGGCATTCCAACTGGGCCGGAGCCTCTAA
- a CDS encoding ABC transporter substrate-binding protein, translating to MKRLIAFVTSIVTLLVAAAAFAAEPLRIGALFSVTGPASFLGEPEKNTLEMLVKQANARGGVGGRKLELVVYDTQGDVTKSVQLANKLIKNDRVSVIVGPSTTGESMAVIPLAEKEKIPLISCAAGIKITEPVKKWVFKTPANDHVAVEKILIQAARSKQKNIAIITVSDGFGSSGREQLKAMAGKKGFRIVADEVYGPKDTDMTAQLTKIKSSRPDAIICWGTNPGPAIIARNVKQLGIKTPLYMSHGVASKKFIQLAGADAAEGIILPAGKLTVFDKLTKNDPQAKLLRDYDQAYRKGFGVEASTFGGYAYDAFLLISNALKKGGAPAQLRDGLEQSRRVVSISGIFNMSPADHNGLDLSAFEMIRVTKGDWELVK from the coding sequence ATGAAGAGACTTATAGCGTTTGTAACCAGTATTGTCACACTGCTTGTTGCCGCTGCCGCCTTTGCTGCCGAACCGCTTCGAATCGGCGCCCTTTTTTCCGTGACCGGACCCGCCTCTTTTCTGGGAGAGCCCGAGAAGAATACTCTCGAAATGCTGGTCAAGCAGGCCAATGCCAGGGGCGGCGTGGGCGGGCGCAAGCTTGAGCTGGTGGTTTACGACACCCAGGGTGATGTTACAAAATCGGTCCAGCTCGCCAACAAGCTTATCAAGAACGACAGGGTGAGCGTTATTGTCGGCCCCAGCACCACGGGGGAAAGCATGGCGGTAATCCCCCTGGCCGAAAAGGAAAAAATTCCGCTTATCTCCTGCGCCGCAGGGATCAAGATTACCGAGCCGGTGAAAAAATGGGTTTTCAAGACCCCGGCCAATGACCATGTGGCCGTGGAGAAAATCCTGATTCAGGCTGCCCGGTCAAAACAGAAGAACATCGCCATCATTACAGTTTCAGACGGCTTCGGCTCTTCCGGGCGGGAGCAGCTCAAGGCCATGGCGGGGAAAAAGGGCTTCAGAATAGTTGCCGATGAGGTTTATGGCCCCAAGGATACCGACATGACCGCCCAGTTGACGAAGATCAAGTCGAGCAGGCCCGATGCGATTATCTGCTGGGGAACAAACCCCGGTCCGGCCATTATTGCCCGCAACGTAAAGCAGCTCGGCATCAAGACCCCCCTTTACATGAGCCACGGAGTTGCATCCAAAAAATTCATTCAGCTGGCCGGAGCTGATGCTGCCGAGGGGATTATCCTGCCTGCCGGCAAGCTGACAGTATTTGATAAGCTGACTAAAAACGACCCGCAGGCGAAACTCCTTCGCGACTATGACCAGGCATATCGGAAAGGATTCGGCGTTGAGGCATCAACCTTCGGTGGTTACGCATATGATGCATTCCTGCTCATCTCCAATGCGCTGAAGAAGGGGGGGGCTCCTGCGCAGCTCAGAGACGGCCTTGAGCAGTCACGGAGAGTAGTGAGCATTTCCGGTATTTTCAATATGTCTCCTGCCGACCACAATGGTCTCGATCTTTCAGCCTTTGAAATGATACGGGTCACCAAAGGGGACTGGGAATTGGTGAAATAA